The following is a genomic window from Phaseolus vulgaris cultivar G19833 chromosome 6, P. vulgaris v2.0, whole genome shotgun sequence.
TAATGATAGAGAAACAAATACTATGATTTGTGAAGATTCTTGTTCACTTATTACAGTTTGtccttttctcttctttcttcctAGATCTTTCTTCAAGAATTAAAAAAGTTTCTCTTTCTAACGTAAAGTATATGATGACAGAAAGGTACCTTTTTTCGTTACTTAAATCTATTCATGCTCTTTAATTATTTACAAGGACACTCGTTTCAAcaaatttgttaagaaaattcttttggtgACACTTAGCGGTCCAAATTGGTTGGAGGAATTACGTTCTTTCAAATTTCATGCTTTTGCTCTATTTTTTTCTCAACGAAAATTTGTCCTATGTGCCGCTTTTCCTattctttagttttttttttcaaaatgtcaAATTTGATGGCAAAGGAATAGAGGAAGTGAAGGAAGAAAAATTTCAGGATTGAAGGAGAATccaatttgtaaataaaaaaattacaagttttcaataaaaaaatttgcaaaaatataaaggaagactaataaaaaaacaaaggtTTGTGGAATACAAAATATCTATATCACAACCGACGGTTATTACAAGGCCATTGTAACAAAAAAACAGTGTCAAACTCCTAATACTTTTGGCCTTTTTAACAACAGTTCTAGTCTGAACCGTTGTTACAAATCATTTTTGCGAAAATCAACGACAGTTCATGAACTGTCATTATATAACTGTTGTTATATAGATTTGTTAAATTTAGATAATcatattttctctcttttaatACCTGAAAAGGATATATTAAATCATTTggcatattaaaaaataaaatatctaactatttttttcagaaaatatatataaatagtttttatcaACCAAACAAATTGTAGACATTCTTATAATCACAGTTTTCGATCAAGAATCGTGATTctcaaattatgaaaaaaaagaaagaaatatgtGTATAAAAACAATGTAAAGGTAGATCAGTAATGTTCACTTTGTATGGATTAGATGAAACCTGGATAAATgaattgaaatttataaaataaaacaaactttctttaattgtttggATGGTAAAAAATGTAGCGAAATATGTAAACTTAAATAGAATGATTAAATTTAACTtaccaaaataaatattatattaatttaagaattttttatttttataaaaaaatgatttttgtacatatttaaaaacaaagagGACTGAGATAACTTCTCTTAGAGTTCAAAACAGAACAAAAGTTCGTCTTTTCTAAAGGAGATAATCTGGTTGGATCAGCTAATTTTGCCAAATCCTTCACATTTACTTGTCATCCAAAATCCATGAAAATTATCTTTCCTAACTTAATACTTTCCTTTTCTCTCACTCCAAAATCAACCTATCCAAACATTGTGACTTTGTTTGTCTCATCCTAGTTTTAAATTTCCTCTAGAGTGCATGGAGTGATCATTGATGCTTTCCATCATCTGTAGAATCAATGCATTGTTCTCCTCAATAAGTCTCTCAGTATTTGAAACTTTGGTCTTAAGCAcatctctctcttttcttaCTTCTTCCATCTCCCTCCTCAGTTCATCAAACTCTTGTTTTGTAACCAACTCCATTGATGAAGATGAACCATGATGGCAAGGCCCTCCTCTAACTTCTGTAGATTCTACTCCAAGCCCATATACTTTTCCTTTCTTCGATCTAGCCACATCGGACCACACATGCAACTCATTGGGTGGAGGCTTTCCTTGTGCCAGTGCACTTTCGGTCAATTGGTTCAGTGTGCGAGTAAATGCCTCCTGTCATCATATCATCAATACAAGCGTGATGTTTCAGAACAGTCCAAAATAGAATAGAACCACATAAAATGTTACATGATTGTAAAGATGAGGGTTCACTACATTTAGATTTTTCGATCTACTGTCCACCCATGTCTTGTCCTTGTGTTGATGCAAGCGACGAAACAACTCCAATGGAGTTGGGGCGACTCCATTCTCTTTAATCTAACACAGAACCAAGAATACAAGTTCAGAAGTTAATTGTTTAAGTCATCTCCACAGTTGCTTAAATTGACCAAACATTGCTTATACGCAATTAATTTATAAGTCCATGCATTGTGGAtgcaaaaatgtttttttttacactCTAAGTATTGAGATAAACAAtagaataaattatattaagtaACAACTTTACCATATTAACTCTATGCTGAGATGCAGAAATAGAGCCACCAGTGTGAGATGTTCCATAACTAGATGCCCGATTAGTTTTTGCTTGAGCACTCTTCTTTTTAAAATCTTCAGATTTCCAATGCTCGCACAATTTCTCCCAGACTCTATCTTCCATCCAATAAGGTTTAAGCATTGTGGTTCGAGCCTTAACTAGCTTATTGGTCATCAATATTGAACCTCGCATTTGAAAATTCCTTTTTGCCCACCTGTGATCTGCTGGACTAATT
Proteins encoded in this region:
- the LOC137833069 gene encoding uncharacterized protein; translated protein: MARRKSNASRKLTKRLMTEKYQNKEKASSHPTKKRGRPRKTPQIPEDASPHTTVSDPSDPPAWTFDMASPSRIQGVHTPCPQPINSDAGCILKSEVESEIQSNDDKPILYLDGQGFLPSRLAASGIGDLISRYYTDPWPSWKKISAKTRDSMFEEFLTKFSISPADHRWAKRNFQMRGSILMTNKLVKARTTMLKPYWMEDRVWEKLCEHWKSEDFKKKSAQAKTNRASSYGTSHTGGSISASQHRVNMIKENGVAPTPLELFRRLHQHKDKTWVDSRSKNLNEAFTRTLNQLTESALAQGKPPPNELHVWSDVARSKKGKVYGLGVESTEVRGGPCHHGSSSSMELVTKQEFDELRREMEEVRKERDVLKTKVSNTERLIEENNALILQMMESINDHSMHSRGNLKLG